The following proteins are encoded in a genomic region of Deinococcus arcticus:
- the aguB gene encoding N-carbamoylputrescine amidase, with the protein MSTPETVKLAAVQMHVTDQLDDNVARAEAHVREAARQGAQVILLPELFENLYFCQVEREDYFALAHPQEGHPFIGRFQNLARELGVVLPLSYFERAGQAHYNSLVCIDADGEVLGNYRKTHIPDGPGYEEKYYFNPGDTGFRVWATRYGRVGVGICWDQWYPETARVMMLQGADFLLYPTAIGTEPAEVETPNSHHMWQRAMVGHAVSNSSYVGAANRIGTETVGGLTQTYYGHSFISDYTGELVAEFGETEEGPLLHTLNLLEARKFRAGMGFFRDRRPELYSALLTTDGVTRRG; encoded by the coding sequence ATGAGCACCCCGGAGACCGTGAAACTCGCCGCCGTGCAGATGCACGTCACCGACCAGCTGGACGACAACGTGGCCCGTGCCGAGGCCCATGTGCGCGAGGCCGCCCGGCAGGGCGCCCAGGTGATCCTGCTGCCCGAGCTGTTCGAGAACCTGTATTTCTGCCAGGTGGAGCGCGAAGACTACTTTGCCCTGGCCCACCCGCAGGAGGGGCACCCCTTTATTGGCCGCTTTCAGAACCTTGCGCGGGAACTGGGCGTGGTGCTGCCGCTGTCCTACTTCGAGCGGGCGGGGCAGGCACATTACAACAGCCTCGTGTGCATTGACGCCGACGGCGAGGTGCTGGGCAACTACCGCAAAACGCACATTCCCGACGGCCCCGGCTACGAGGAGAAGTATTACTTCAACCCCGGCGACACCGGCTTCCGGGTGTGGGCCACCCGCTACGGGCGCGTGGGCGTGGGCATCTGCTGGGACCAGTGGTACCCCGAAACCGCCCGGGTGATGATGCTGCAGGGCGCCGACTTCCTGCTGTACCCCACTGCTATTGGCACCGAACCCGCCGAGGTGGAAACGCCCAACAGCCATCACATGTGGCAGCGCGCCATGGTGGGGCACGCGGTGAGCAACTCCAGCTATGTGGGCGCCGCCAACCGCATTGGCACCGAAACAGTGGGCGGCCTGACCCAGACCTACTACGGGCACTCGTTTATCTCGGACTACACGGGCGAGCTGGTGGCCGAGTTTGGTGAAACTGAAGAAGGGCCGCTGCTGCATACCCTGAACCTGCTGGAGGCCCGCAAGTTCCGCGCGGGCATGGGCTTTTTCCGGGACCGCCGCCCGGAGCTGTACAGCGCGCTGCTCACCACCGATGGGGTGACGCGCCGGGGCTAG
- a CDS encoding cytochrome P450, giving the protein MTALPSPTPQESVAALWHPDTIPNPYPAYEQVRALGPGGVLRLKQAGWEGLFITSHPVASAVLRFPGALSGGGLEGAAGLSDGLHLLQHMMLFHGGASHARLRGLVAAAFTPRVIEEQRELVRALIAGLLAELRAQGPGADLVSGLANPLPARVIMGMLGLSGEDEARFVRWSASVADLLGSAGQSPDLMARIDADAREMRAYFRDLAGELRARPQPGLLSAMAAVEDGGERLSGDELLSNAVLLLTAGHETTSNLIPGGLLELSRQPGAWAALTEQPRHPNVADELLRMVSPVQMDGRLLGAPLTVGEHTLPAGLFAQLLLGAANRDPGVFPEPGRMDWNRPNSARHLAFAAGPHYCLGASLARLEIAEVFAALAEQFPRLRVESQPPFKPNPGLRGPARLQVWLDG; this is encoded by the coding sequence ATGACCGCTCTCCCATCTCCCACCCCGCAGGAATCGGTTGCGGCCCTGTGGCACCCGGATACCATTCCCAACCCCTACCCTGCCTATGAACAGGTGCGGGCGCTGGGGCCGGGCGGGGTGCTGCGCCTGAAACAGGCGGGCTGGGAGGGCCTGTTCATCACCAGCCACCCGGTCGCCAGCGCGGTGCTGCGCTTCCCCGGAGCGCTCAGTGGGGGCGGCCTGGAGGGTGCCGCCGGCCTTTCAGACGGCCTGCACCTCTTGCAGCACATGATGCTGTTTCATGGCGGCGCCTCGCACGCGCGGCTGCGCGGTCTGGTGGCGGCGGCCTTCACCCCGCGCGTGATAGAAGAGCAGCGCGAACTCGTGCGCGCCCTGATTGCTGGCCTGCTGGCCGAGCTGCGCGCCCAGGGCCCGGGGGCCGATCTGGTCTCGGGGCTGGCCAATCCCCTGCCCGCGCGGGTGATCATGGGCATGCTGGGCCTGTCCGGCGAGGACGAGGCCCGCTTTGTGCGCTGGTCGGCCTCGGTGGCTGATCTGCTGGGCAGCGCGGGACAGAGCCCCGACCTGATGGCCCGCATAGACGCCGACGCCCGCGAAATGCGCGCCTACTTCCGCGACCTGGCCGGCGAACTGCGCGCCCGCCCGCAGCCGGGGCTGCTGTCGGCCATGGCGGCGGTGGAGGATGGTGGCGAGCGCCTCAGCGGCGACGAACTGCTGTCCAACGCCGTGCTGCTGCTCACGGCGGGGCACGAAACCACCAGCAACCTGATTCCCGGCGGCCTGCTGGAACTCTCGCGCCAGCCCGGGGCCTGGGCTGCCCTGACCGAACAGCCCCGTCACCCCAACGTGGCTGATGAGCTGCTGCGGATGGTTTCGCCGGTACAGATGGACGGCCGCCTGCTGGGCGCGCCGCTGACGGTGGGGGAACACACGCTGCCGGCGGGCCTGTTTGCCCAGCTGCTGCTGGGCGCCGCCAACCGCGACCCCGGTGTCTTCCCCGAGCCGGGCCGCATGGACTGGAACCGCCCCAACAGCGCCCGGCACCTTGCCTTTGCGGCGGGGCCGCATTACTGCCTGGGCGCCAGCCTCGCCCGGCTGGAAATTGCCGAGGTCTTTGCTGCCCTGGCCGAACAGTTTCCGCGCCTGCGGGTGGAATCACAGCCGCCTTTCAAGCCCAACCCGGGCCTGCGCGGCCCTGCCCGGCTGCAGGTGTGGCTGGACGGATAG
- a CDS encoding DUF4384 domain-containing protein: MKLFATSISLLLMTQLGTATAAPQLGAQSIIVNPVPGALKVNVRTNRDPSGNGTPDYRPGDHLEFYTRVNQDAYVYLFNVDPQGRVNLLAESGLQARGNFVKANTTRVFPRKGQASTFLLSLPQGLNRVLAVASPTPLGLEQIAQVKDTQGGAVPLKVTGTQGLAQALSIVVTPVPGWTSDVAQYQVGRRTLGALPALDPAARQTQVRFEKDARLSEVYVAYADRLRAAGYQPVRAQYGEQQASGTFVSGTRQLTLDVKKSGRRFDVKLVRK; this comes from the coding sequence ATGAAACTGTTCGCAACTTCCATTTCGCTGCTGCTGATGACCCAGCTGGGCACGGCCACGGCGGCCCCACAACTGGGCGCCCAGAGCATCATCGTCAATCCGGTCCCCGGTGCCCTGAAGGTGAATGTGCGCACCAACCGTGATCCTTCCGGCAACGGCACGCCGGACTACCGGCCCGGCGATCACCTGGAGTTCTACACCCGTGTCAACCAGGACGCCTACGTGTACCTGTTCAACGTGGACCCCCAGGGCCGGGTCAACCTGCTGGCCGAGAGCGGGTTGCAGGCCAGGGGCAACTTTGTCAAGGCCAACACCACCCGCGTCTTTCCCCGTAAGGGACAGGCATCCACCTTTCTGCTGTCGCTGCCGCAGGGCCTGAACCGGGTGCTGGCGGTGGCCAGCCCCACACCGCTGGGCCTGGAGCAGATCGCGCAGGTCAAAGACACGCAGGGCGGCGCGGTGCCCCTGAAGGTCACCGGCACCCAGGGGCTGGCCCAGGCCCTGAGCATCGTGGTGACCCCGGTACCCGGCTGGACCAGCGACGTGGCGCAGTATCAGGTGGGCCGCCGCACCCTGGGCGCCCTGCCGGCCCTGGACCCGGCGGCCCGGCAGACCCAGGTGCGCTTTGAGAAGGACGCCCGCCTGAGCGAGGTGTACGTGGCGTACGCCGACCGCCTGCGCGCGGCGGGCTACCAGCCGGTGCGGGCGCAGTACGGCGAACAGCAGGCCAGCGGCACCTTCGTGTCCGGCACGCGGCAGCTCACGCTGGACGTGAAGAAATCCGGCCGCCGCTTCGACGTGAAGCTGGTGCGGAAGTAA
- the priA gene encoding replication restart helicase PriA: protein MTPAAAPPPGSWLVAVNLPVVACDFAPPHGAQGPAPLGCRVLVPWRGELVVGLVVGTGDGRSAHRLREVVQVLDDPGRPWVPPATVQGIGEWGRDARLPAGLIWGDLLGVGWAAAYVHLVRAVDDADLSPFARKVPGVRWTDAGHFPPALLDAIREQGLLEERFTPQPRTKTVVQARALADVPPAARLVTRLQAIDPPPPGLTPKQAQACAWLRGQGPTDTLSAWARGAGLSPSVVTAALNAGGGAYVRAEAPPPAAWTWLRAQGPVDSYAAWANGASADGVPLSPTQAGTLALRGWADTLEVPAPPPALPEALPLAAPPRDLPDRLPQAPVWRLHGGRPGSRFAALAPRVLELLAQGRGVLVLAPDHATLRRAWEGLSGLAAHAGTRAVQATGSLSAAQREHTWALIQAGEVRLVIGSAHALSAPLPALGLLLVLEEASDAHKLLSGSRAFVPDLAARVAAAHGAQLAYVGSAPAAESVPHPGAVLPPPRMRVHVVDYANPPEQPELGPLSGVHLKVGGLGYPLSHDLARVLRQVQERGRQAALLAPRRGYSALLRCPGCEHVPQCRHCDVPLRFHQQTRQLTCHQCGYHQPPPERCDDCGERMWQARGPGTEWIAQEVTRLLPGLPVYRYDKDQQDDLWPLMNGESGVVVGTQLLLSHEPPPNLALIGVTLADTWLNVSDFRASERYHRLLRQLAEWHPTRAPMLVVQTFQAEHPALKVLLEGQGVLAYPAAEERARAALGYPPHARLAQIEVSAREAARAQAAAQDLAAALHGAGATAQEVLGPAPSPVARLRGVYPYHLFLRARNEARLGELLRVLDSRTWKARVRVDINPRGGL from the coding sequence GTGACGCCGGCCGCTGCTCCCCCTCCTGGTTCGTGGCTGGTGGCCGTGAACCTGCCGGTGGTGGCCTGCGATTTTGCGCCTCCACACGGTGCCCAGGGCCCGGCCCCGCTGGGCTGCCGGGTGCTGGTGCCCTGGCGCGGCGAACTGGTGGTGGGGCTGGTGGTGGGTACCGGGGACGGCCGGAGCGCCCACCGCCTGCGCGAGGTGGTGCAGGTGCTAGACGACCCGGGGCGCCCCTGGGTACCGCCCGCCACCGTGCAGGGCATTGGCGAGTGGGGCCGCGACGCCCGGCTGCCGGCAGGCCTGATCTGGGGCGACCTGCTGGGGGTGGGCTGGGCGGCCGCGTACGTTCATCTGGTGCGCGCGGTGGACGACGCCGACCTGAGCCCCTTTGCCCGCAAGGTGCCGGGCGTGCGCTGGACCGACGCCGGGCATTTTCCGCCCGCACTGCTGGACGCCATTCGCGAGCAGGGGCTGCTGGAAGAACGCTTCACGCCCCAGCCGCGCACCAAAACGGTGGTCCAGGCCCGCGCTCTGGCCGACGTGCCGCCAGCGGCGCGGCTGGTCACGCGGCTGCAGGCCATAGACCCCCCGCCCCCGGGGCTGACCCCCAAGCAGGCCCAGGCGTGCGCGTGGCTGCGCGGGCAGGGGCCCACCGACACCCTGAGCGCCTGGGCCCGGGGCGCTGGCCTGAGCCCCAGCGTGGTCACGGCGGCCCTGAATGCGGGGGGGGGGGCCTACGTGCGCGCCGAGGCCCCGCCCCCAGCAGCGTGGACCTGGCTGCGGGCACAGGGGCCCGTGGATTCCTACGCCGCGTGGGCCAATGGCGCCAGCGCCGACGGCGTGCCCCTCAGCCCCACCCAGGCCGGCACCCTGGCCCTGCGCGGCTGGGCCGACACCCTGGAAGTCCCGGCCCCGCCCCCGGCCCTCCCGGAGGCCCTGCCCCTGGCCGCGCCGCCCCGTGACCTGCCGGACCGCCTGCCCCAGGCGCCGGTGTGGCGCCTGCACGGGGGCCGCCCGGGGTCACGCTTCGCGGCGCTGGCACCCCGGGTGTTGGAGCTGCTTGCGCAGGGGCGCGGGGTGCTGGTGCTGGCCCCGGACCACGCCACGCTGCGCCGCGCCTGGGAGGGGCTGTCGGGGTTGGCGGCCCACGCGGGCACCCGGGCCGTGCAGGCCACCGGGAGCCTGTCGGCCGCGCAGCGCGAGCACACCTGGGCCCTGATTCAGGCCGGCGAGGTCCGTCTGGTGATCGGCAGCGCCCACGCCCTGAGTGCGCCGCTGCCGGCGTTGGGCCTGCTGCTGGTGCTGGAAGAGGCCAGCGACGCCCACAAGCTGCTCAGTGGCAGCCGCGCCTTTGTGCCGGACCTGGCTGCCCGGGTGGCCGCCGCCCACGGCGCGCAGCTGGCCTACGTGGGCTCGGCGCCCGCCGCCGAGAGCGTGCCGCACCCCGGCGCGGTGCTGCCCCCCCCGCGCATGCGCGTGCATGTGGTGGACTACGCCAACCCGCCCGAACAGCCTGAACTGGGCCCGCTCTCGGGGGTGCACCTGAAGGTGGGCGGCCTGGGCTATCCCCTCAGCCACGACCTGGCCCGGGTGCTGCGGCAGGTGCAGGAACGGGGGCGGCAGGCGGCGCTGCTGGCCCCCCGGCGCGGCTACAGCGCCCTGCTGCGCTGCCCGGGCTGCGAACATGTGCCGCAGTGCCGCCACTGCGACGTGCCGCTGCGCTTTCACCAGCAGACCCGGCAACTCACCTGCCACCAGTGCGGCTACCACCAGCCGCCCCCGGAGCGCTGCGACGACTGCGGCGAGCGCATGTGGCAGGCGCGTGGCCCCGGCACCGAATGGATTGCCCAGGAGGTGACCCGGCTGCTGCCCGGCCTGCCTGTCTACCGCTACGACAAGGATCAGCAGGACGACCTCTGGCCCCTGATGAACGGCGAGAGCGGCGTGGTGGTGGGCACGCAGCTGCTGCTCTCGCACGAGCCGCCCCCCAATCTGGCCCTGATTGGGGTCACGCTGGCCGACACGTGGCTGAATGTGTCGGATTTCCGGGCCAGCGAGCGCTACCACCGCCTGCTGCGCCAGCTGGCCGAGTGGCACCCCACCCGCGCGCCCATGCTGGTGGTGCAGACCTTCCAGGCCGAGCACCCGGCCCTGAAGGTGCTCCTGGAGGGCCAGGGGGTGCTGGCCTACCCGGCCGCCGAGGAGCGCGCCCGCGCCGCGCTGGGCTACCCGCCGCACGCCCGGCTGGCCCAGATCGAGGTGAGCGCGCGCGAAGCCGCCAGGGCCCAGGCCGCTGCCCAGGACCTCGCGGCGGCCCTGCACGGCGCCGGGGCCACTGCCCAGGAGGTGCTGGGCCCGGCGCCCAGTCCGGTGGCGCGGCTGCGCGGGGTCTACCCCTACCACCTGTTTCTGCGCGCCCGCAACGAGGCGCGGCTGGGCGAGCTGCTGCGCGTGCTGGATTCACGCACCTGGAAGGCGCGGGTGCGGGTGGACATCAACCCCCGGGGCGGGCTGTAG